The following proteins are co-located in the Mesorhizobium sp. M1E.F.Ca.ET.045.02.1.1 genome:
- a CDS encoding carbohydrate ABC transporter permease has translation MNVMAAQRWNFWGGIITALTLVWAILWAFPLYWGVISSLKPDDEVVRPYIELWPETPTLENYIDALTTTQIGAWYVNSVAVAVGVTVITIFISMLCGYAISQLRFPGRIALWWLILASFMVPISALIINHFVLVANLGLINSWAGIMLPQLIHPVIIIVYKQFFDQVPKDFREAAVMDNASEFGILFKIYMPMNWGVTTALSIVCFIWTWNAFLWPFLSVTRTEIMTITVGITQVNDAFGVYYARQLSAAVLAGLPVALAYLFFQRRVTEAITLSAGIKG, from the coding sequence ATGAACGTCATGGCTGCGCAACGCTGGAACTTTTGGGGCGGGATAATCACGGCACTGACGCTCGTCTGGGCCATCCTATGGGCGTTCCCGCTCTATTGGGGTGTGATCTCATCGCTCAAACCGGACGACGAGGTGGTCCGGCCTTACATCGAACTCTGGCCCGAGACGCCGACGCTGGAGAACTACATTGACGCCCTGACCACCACACAGATCGGTGCCTGGTACGTCAATTCGGTGGCGGTCGCGGTCGGCGTAACGGTCATCACCATCTTCATCTCGATGCTGTGCGGCTACGCGATCTCGCAGTTGCGGTTCCCGGGGCGGATCGCGCTATGGTGGCTGATCCTCGCCTCCTTCATGGTGCCAATCTCAGCGCTTATCATCAATCATTTCGTGCTGGTCGCCAACCTTGGCCTGATCAACAGCTGGGCCGGAATCATGTTACCGCAGCTTATCCACCCCGTCATTATCATCGTGTACAAGCAGTTCTTCGATCAGGTTCCGAAGGACTTCCGCGAGGCCGCGGTCATGGACAATGCGTCTGAATTCGGGATCCTCTTCAAGATCTACATGCCGATGAACTGGGGGGTAACGACGGCGCTGTCGATCGTCTGCTTCATCTGGACGTGGAATGCGTTTTTGTGGCCGTTCCTCTCCGTGACCCGCACCGAGATAATGACGATCACCGTCGGCATTACGCAGGTCAATGACGCCTTCGGTGTCTACTACGCGCGCCAGCTGTCGGCAGCCGTACTGGCCGGCCTTCCGGTGGCGCTGGCCTATCTTTTCTTCCAGCGCCGAGTAACCGAAGCGATAACGCTCTCGGCAGGTATCAAGGGCTAA
- a CDS encoding transcriptional regulator has translation MSNEIMVVDPLERLDLLKSLASEVRVRILDLLHRKGPKNVNQVAEELDLPQSTISANIQVLVDVGLIETKSQKARKGSQKVCYSTFSELVVVFKDRTPAQDLGVIEVAMPLGLYTRCEVSAPCGLCSKDGVIGLLDVPDTFLDPDRMRAGLLWFTRGFVEYQFPNNAALANVKVGGLELAMELSSEVPGTSKDWPSDITVAINGHEIDTWTAPADYGDKRGKHTPGWWKLAGSQYGDLAHWRVTNNGTYRNNDKVSKCSLADLELGRHRSIRIRIGVKEDARHPGGINIFGSGFGNYSNDIVLRLLKA, from the coding sequence ATGTCGAATGAAATCATGGTTGTCGATCCGCTTGAGCGGCTTGACTTGTTGAAGAGCCTCGCGAGCGAGGTCCGGGTCCGGATTCTCGATCTGCTGCACCGCAAGGGGCCGAAAAACGTCAATCAAGTGGCCGAAGAACTGGATCTTCCGCAATCGACGATTTCCGCAAACATCCAGGTTCTTGTCGATGTAGGTTTGATCGAGACGAAATCACAGAAGGCGCGCAAGGGAAGCCAGAAGGTTTGCTATTCGACCTTCTCCGAGTTGGTTGTCGTCTTTAAGGACCGCACCCCGGCGCAGGATCTCGGCGTCATAGAAGTGGCGATGCCGCTTGGACTCTATACGAGATGCGAAGTTTCCGCTCCCTGCGGCCTGTGTTCAAAGGACGGCGTCATCGGACTTCTCGATGTGCCCGACACCTTCCTCGATCCTGACCGTATGCGGGCAGGGCTGCTGTGGTTCACGCGCGGCTTCGTTGAATACCAGTTTCCCAACAATGCGGCGCTTGCCAATGTCAAAGTCGGCGGGTTGGAACTAGCGATGGAGCTTTCGTCGGAGGTGCCGGGCACATCGAAGGATTGGCCATCAGACATCACGGTAGCGATCAACGGACACGAGATAGATACCTGGACGGCGCCGGCCGACTATGGGGACAAGCGCGGCAAGCATACGCCCGGCTGGTGGAAGCTGGCCGGATCGCAGTATGGTGACCTCGCACACTGGCGCGTCACGAACAATGGCACCTATCGCAACAATGATAAGGTTTCCAAATGCTCGCTGGCTGATCTGGAGCTTGGGCGGCACCGCTCGATCCGGATACGAATCGGCGTGAAGGAAGATGCGCGTCACCCCGGCGGCATAAATATCTTCGGCAGCGGCTTCGGCAATTACAGCAACGACATCGTTCTGCGCCTGCTGAAGGCTTGA
- a CDS encoding monovalent cation/H+ antiporter subunit D family protein — MISIRPLLAVAVAILAALAVLLLDKREKLRDAVSPLAAIAMFAIVASMAPTVLAGGTIDLRLFEILPGIDFAFRVDALGMVFATVSSLLWIVASIYSIGYMRHLNEHAQTRFFACFAASLAAAAGGAFAANLFTLVIFYEALSLVTYPLVYHHEDEEGWAGSRKYLVYLMGASKSVLLAALALTYQIAGSLDFVAGGLLARVDASASLLTIIYFCYLFGFAKAAVMPMHAWLPAAMVAPTPVSALLHAVAVVKMGVFCVLRVVFHVFGAGLVGGLGLGIVTAYIVSFTILMASIYALTRDDLKARLAYSTVSQLSYVLLGAVLLSPVAMVGGIIHIAAHAFSKITLFFCAGSIYCASGKRNISDMAGIGRRLPWTMGAFFVGSLSMIGVPPAAGFISKWYLALGSAEAGQTPFLIVLLISSVLNAAYFLPISYVAFFGTEAREWPATVREIPMLTIPLVATAILSVLMGIFPDYFLALAERIVR, encoded by the coding sequence GTGATATCGATCCGGCCACTGCTTGCCGTCGCCGTCGCAATTCTTGCGGCTCTTGCAGTACTCCTTCTAGATAAGCGCGAGAAACTTCGCGATGCCGTCTCGCCGTTGGCCGCGATCGCCATGTTCGCAATTGTCGCCTCGATGGCGCCCACGGTGCTGGCGGGCGGGACAATCGATTTGCGCCTGTTCGAAATTCTGCCAGGGATCGACTTCGCTTTCCGCGTCGATGCGCTCGGCATGGTGTTTGCCACCGTCTCGTCGCTGCTGTGGATCGTGGCGTCGATCTATTCCATCGGTTACATGCGGCACTTGAATGAGCATGCGCAGACCCGGTTCTTCGCCTGCTTCGCCGCCAGTCTCGCAGCAGCCGCCGGCGGCGCCTTCGCCGCCAACCTGTTCACGCTGGTAATCTTCTACGAGGCGCTGAGCCTTGTGACCTATCCGCTTGTCTACCACCATGAGGACGAGGAGGGATGGGCGGGCAGCCGCAAGTACCTCGTCTATTTGATGGGCGCGTCAAAAAGTGTGCTTCTGGCCGCGCTTGCGTTGACTTACCAGATTGCAGGGTCGCTCGACTTTGTGGCGGGGGGACTGCTGGCGAGGGTCGACGCATCGGCGTCGCTGCTGACCATCATCTATTTCTGCTACCTCTTCGGCTTCGCCAAGGCCGCGGTGATGCCGATGCACGCCTGGCTGCCTGCCGCGATGGTGGCACCGACACCGGTAAGCGCGCTCCTGCATGCGGTGGCCGTCGTCAAGATGGGTGTGTTCTGCGTGCTGCGCGTGGTGTTCCATGTCTTCGGCGCAGGGCTGGTGGGGGGACTGGGGCTTGGCATCGTTACGGCCTATATCGTCTCGTTCACGATCCTGATGGCGTCCATCTACGCCCTGACGCGGGACGATCTGAAGGCTCGGCTCGCCTATTCGACGGTCAGCCAACTCTCCTACGTCCTGCTGGGCGCGGTTCTGCTGTCACCCGTCGCGATGGTCGGGGGCATCATCCACATCGCGGCGCATGCCTTCTCGAAGATCACGCTGTTTTTCTGCGCCGGTTCGATCTACTGCGCGTCCGGCAAACGCAACATCAGCGACATGGCCGGCATCGGCCGCAGGCTGCCCTGGACGATGGGAGCGTTCTTCGTCGGCTCGCTCAGCATGATCGGCGTGCCGCCCGCGGCGGGCTTCATCAGCAAGTGGTATCTGGCGCTCGGCTCTGCGGAGGCCGGGCAGACCCCGTTCCTTATCGTGCTCCTGATAAGTTCCGTCTTGAACGCCGCCTACTTCCTGCCGATCAGCTATGTCGCCTTCTTCGGGACGGAGGCGCGGGAATGGCCGGCGACCGTTCGTGAAATTCCAATGTTGACGATCCCGCTGGTCGCGACCGCCATCCTGTCGGTGTTGATGGGCATCTTCCCGGACTATTTCCTTGCCCTGGCGGAAAGGATCGTCAGATGA
- a CDS encoding Na(+)/H(+) antiporter subunit D: MTDFVHPGLLFILGALPLPFLRGSVRKAYVLLIPTLAILAVLTMHPGSYGAARFIGQQIIIAKVDKLSVLFATVFSIMALIGTVYALHLTRAGQHVAAFVYVGSALGVVFAGDYLTLFLFWEGMTFASAYLVFAQRGEPAFRAGFRYLMVHVTGGVVLLGGIILRGFATGSLLFGPVEGGLDFGTCLILAGFLLNAAVPPLNAWLTDAYPEATVTGAVFMSAFTTKTAVYVLARAFPGTDLLVWLGTVMALYGVIYAVLENDCRRLLAYHIVSQVGYMVAGIGIGTEMAVNGAVSHAFAHILYKALLFMGAGAVIHVTGRRKLTELGGLYKTMPVTVALYMVGAFAISAFPFFSGFVTKSMVVAAAGQDHRALVVLALTMASSGTFLHTGLKLPYYMFFGKDQGLEAREPPRNMLVAMGMAAVLCIAIGVFPQTLYALLPHPVDFEPYTAVHITESLGVLMFTALGFVMFLKALDPENTISIDTDWFYRMGARHFMWLAEKPLARYEKAVSDVSETAALPFLHGAAQAGLRIDLHGVDALVNGVARAIIRGGGLLRRLQSGVVTNYALAMIAGVIAAIAVFAAAWR, translated from the coding sequence ATGACTGACTTCGTCCATCCCGGCCTGCTGTTCATTCTCGGCGCGCTTCCCCTTCCCTTCCTAAGAGGGTCCGTCCGCAAGGCCTATGTGCTGCTGATCCCGACGCTGGCGATCCTCGCCGTGCTGACGATGCATCCCGGCAGCTACGGCGCGGCTCGGTTCATCGGGCAGCAAATCATAATTGCGAAGGTCGACAAGCTAAGTGTCCTCTTCGCCACCGTTTTCAGCATCATGGCATTGATCGGCACGGTCTATGCATTGCATCTGACGCGCGCAGGCCAGCATGTGGCGGCGTTCGTCTACGTCGGCAGCGCGCTCGGCGTCGTGTTCGCCGGCGATTATCTGACCCTGTTCCTGTTCTGGGAAGGTATGACGTTTGCCTCCGCCTACCTGGTCTTTGCCCAGCGCGGCGAGCCGGCATTCCGTGCTGGTTTCCGCTACCTCATGGTCCATGTCACCGGCGGCGTCGTTCTGCTCGGCGGCATCATTCTCCGTGGGTTCGCCACCGGTTCGCTGCTCTTCGGTCCGGTCGAAGGGGGACTGGACTTCGGCACCTGCCTGATCCTTGCCGGGTTCCTGCTCAACGCCGCTGTGCCTCCGCTGAACGCCTGGCTGACCGACGCCTACCCGGAAGCGACCGTCACCGGGGCCGTATTCATGAGCGCCTTCACCACGAAGACCGCTGTCTATGTGCTGGCGCGCGCGTTTCCGGGGACCGATCTTCTCGTCTGGCTCGGCACAGTGATGGCGCTTTACGGGGTCATCTACGCGGTGCTGGAGAACGATTGCCGGCGGCTCCTGGCGTATCACATCGTCAGCCAGGTCGGCTACATGGTGGCAGGCATCGGCATCGGGACCGAGATGGCGGTGAACGGCGCCGTCAGCCATGCCTTCGCACATATCCTCTACAAGGCGCTCCTCTTCATGGGCGCCGGGGCGGTGATCCATGTCACGGGGCGGCGCAAGCTCACCGAACTGGGAGGGCTCTACAAAACCATGCCGGTAACGGTTGCGCTCTACATGGTTGGCGCCTTTGCGATCTCGGCATTCCCGTTCTTCTCTGGCTTCGTGACCAAGTCGATGGTGGTGGCCGCCGCCGGACAGGATCATCGCGCGCTGGTGGTGCTGGCGCTGACGATGGCGTCGTCAGGGACCTTCCTGCACACCGGCCTCAAGCTCCCCTACTACATGTTCTTCGGCAAGGACCAAGGACTGGAGGCGCGAGAACCGCCGCGCAACATGCTGGTTGCGATGGGCATGGCGGCCGTGCTCTGCATTGCGATCGGCGTATTCCCCCAGACGCTCTATGCGCTTCTGCCTCATCCGGTCGACTTCGAACCCTACACTGCCGTCCACATCACCGAGAGCCTCGGCGTGCTGATGTTCACCGCCTTGGGCTTCGTCATGTTCCTCAAGGCGCTCGACCCCGAGAATACGATCAGCATCGATACAGACTGGTTCTACCGCATGGGCGCGCGGCACTTCATGTGGCTCGCCGAAAAACCGCTGGCGCGCTACGAGAAGGCGGTGAGCGACGTCTCCGAAACCGCGGCGCTGCCCTTCCTGCACGGGGCGGCACAGGCAGGCCTGCGGATCGATCTCCACGGCGTTGATGCGCTCGTGAACGGCGTCGCCCGCGCGATCATTCGAGGCGGCGGGCTACTGCGGCGGCTCCAGAGCGGCGTCGTCACCAACTACGCGCTGGCGATGATCGCAGGTGTGATCGCGGCCATCGCGGTATTCGCTGCGGCGTGGCGGTAG
- a CDS encoding extracellular solute-binding protein: MNFRKMMAIAVVAAGGFWVVAAQAEETVAWWDFLGGGDGVRMKQMISDFNAAHAGKIKIDATTLEWGTPFYAKVQTSVAVGEAPDVMTYHASRIPLAVSQDILEEITADDMSKMGLSASDFAQTTMGAVTVDGKQYAVPLDTHPIVLYYNRDLLKKAGVLGGDGRPVGMGNKEEFTATLQKLKDAGVEFPLGSVTADGNFMYRTIYSLVCQQGGELLTGNEFLAGDNPEKLARALAVLQGWTKAGLQSTYTDYPATVALFTSGKAAMMINGVWEVPTMTDLAKQGKLFDWGAVEIPVIFDKPCTYADSHSFAIPKNKGKEISPEKRAAVLEVISWMDKHSLFWATAGHIPAYKPVTETAEYKAMEPNATYSTLTANMIFDPKSPKAGVAGPIFDIMSNYFVPTLNGEMEPGEAVKSIKEELNSM; this comes from the coding sequence ATGAACTTTCGCAAGATGATGGCCATAGCGGTGGTTGCGGCCGGAGGATTCTGGGTCGTCGCGGCCCAGGCCGAAGAAACCGTCGCATGGTGGGATTTCCTCGGCGGCGGTGACGGTGTGCGCATGAAGCAGATGATCTCCGACTTCAACGCCGCCCACGCCGGCAAGATCAAGATCGACGCCACGACGCTGGAGTGGGGAACGCCCTTCTACGCGAAGGTGCAGACCTCGGTCGCGGTCGGTGAGGCGCCAGACGTCATGACCTATCATGCCAGCCGCATCCCCTTGGCGGTGAGCCAGGACATTCTCGAAGAAATCACCGCCGACGACATGAGCAAGATGGGCCTCTCGGCCTCGGACTTCGCCCAGACGACGATGGGCGCCGTGACGGTCGACGGCAAGCAATACGCAGTGCCGCTCGATACCCATCCAATCGTCCTGTACTACAATCGCGACCTCCTGAAGAAGGCAGGCGTGCTCGGCGGCGACGGCCGTCCCGTGGGCATGGGCAACAAGGAGGAATTTACCGCGACACTGCAGAAGTTGAAGGATGCCGGCGTCGAGTTCCCGTTGGGCAGCGTCACCGCCGACGGCAACTTCATGTACCGCACCATTTATTCGCTGGTGTGTCAGCAAGGCGGCGAGCTTCTGACGGGCAACGAGTTCCTCGCCGGCGACAATCCCGAAAAGCTGGCGAGGGCGCTAGCGGTTCTGCAAGGGTGGACGAAGGCCGGGCTGCAGTCGACCTACACGGACTATCCCGCAACCGTCGCCCTATTCACCTCGGGCAAGGCCGCAATGATGATCAACGGCGTCTGGGAAGTTCCCACGATGACCGACCTTGCCAAGCAAGGCAAGCTGTTCGACTGGGGCGCCGTCGAGATCCCGGTGATCTTCGACAAGCCCTGCACCTATGCGGACAGCCACTCATTCGCAATCCCGAAGAACAAGGGCAAGGAGATCAGCCCGGAAAAGCGTGCCGCCGTTCTCGAGGTGATCTCATGGATGGACAAGCACTCGCTGTTCTGGGCCACGGCAGGCCACATCCCGGCATACAAGCCAGTCACCGAGACGGCCGAATACAAGGCAATGGAGCCCAACGCGACCTACTCGACGCTGACGGCCAACATGATCTTCGATCCGAAGTCGCCTAAGGCTGGTGTTGCCGGGCCGATCTTCGACATCATGTCCAATTATTTCGTGCCGACCCTCAATGGAGAGATGGAGCCCGGCGAGGCGGTGAAATCCATCAAGGAAGAGCTGAACAGCATGTAG
- a CDS encoding sugar ABC transporter permease, whose amino-acid sequence MLRNSRTERLVALVLVAPFMAIYLLAFVYPTVQMFRISFTDAPLIGAGRWVGLDNYLRLDNDPMFRRAVWNTAYFVLMTVVPGTLIALLIALGVSRLKGRFQAIVLALFFLPYILPVSVVYLIWDWTLNFQFGIAMHALDWLGIPRVPVFKSRLWFLPAVAGVTIWWTAGFSILLFLAGLRSIPAEIYEAAALDNSTRWTTFRRITWPLLWPITSLVLTIQLILQLKIFDQVYLFSIGGRPNDNMVLVYYVFQKAFQQNQGGRAAAVAVTLFVLVVVVSVLQFQLLRFAERRRR is encoded by the coding sequence ATGCTTCGCAACTCCCGCACTGAACGTCTGGTCGCGCTGGTGCTGGTCGCTCCCTTCATGGCGATCTACCTGCTGGCGTTCGTCTATCCGACGGTCCAGATGTTCCGCATCTCCTTCACCGATGCGCCGCTGATCGGCGCGGGTCGGTGGGTTGGTCTCGACAACTACCTGCGGCTCGACAACGACCCGATGTTCCGGCGTGCGGTCTGGAACACCGCTTACTTCGTGCTGATGACGGTAGTCCCCGGAACGCTCATCGCGCTGTTGATCGCGCTTGGCGTGTCGCGCCTCAAGGGCCGGTTCCAGGCGATCGTTCTGGCGCTGTTCTTCCTGCCCTACATCCTGCCAGTGTCCGTAGTCTATCTGATCTGGGACTGGACGCTGAATTTCCAGTTCGGGATCGCGATGCATGCGCTGGACTGGCTGGGAATCCCGCGCGTACCGGTCTTCAAGTCGCGCCTCTGGTTCTTGCCGGCGGTGGCCGGGGTGACGATCTGGTGGACCGCGGGCTTCTCGATCCTCCTCTTCCTCGCCGGACTGCGGTCAATACCGGCGGAGATCTACGAAGCCGCGGCGCTCGACAACTCGACGCGATGGACCACGTTCCGGCGCATCACCTGGCCACTGCTATGGCCGATCACCTCGCTGGTATTAACCATCCAACTCATCCTGCAGCTCAAGATCTTCGATCAGGTCTATCTGTTCTCGATCGGCGGACGGCCGAATGATAACATGGTGCTCGTCTACTACGTCTTCCAGAAGGCCTTCCAGCAGAACCAGGGAGGAAGGGCGGCGGCTGTCGCCGTCACCCTCTTCGTCCTTGTGGTCGTCGTCTCGGTCCTGCAATTCCAACTGCTCCGGTTCGCCGAAAGGCGGCGCCGATGA
- a CDS encoding NADH-quinone oxidoreductase subunit J produces MDQGFFLLFAAASVVAALTLVLARNPVHSALALMACFLQISAIFVLLEAPLLAVIQIFVYVGAIMVLFLFVIMMIDVREAVLQRFLPGSNLPALVLLVLLGVEMLVLVLRSDRYSVAKPVAMRTSGEVRQLSTTLFADYLLPFEVASIILLAALVGAIVLARKEPR; encoded by the coding sequence ATGGATCAGGGGTTCTTTCTTCTGTTCGCGGCGGCGTCCGTAGTCGCGGCTCTGACCTTGGTCTTGGCGCGGAACCCAGTTCACAGCGCATTGGCGCTGATGGCGTGTTTCCTTCAGATATCGGCGATCTTCGTCTTGCTCGAGGCGCCGTTGCTCGCAGTCATCCAGATTTTTGTCTATGTCGGCGCGATCATGGTCCTGTTCCTATTCGTGATCATGATGATTGATGTACGCGAAGCGGTGTTGCAGCGGTTCTTGCCGGGCAGCAATCTGCCTGCCCTGGTGCTGCTCGTCTTGCTCGGGGTCGAGATGCTTGTACTGGTGCTCAGGAGCGATCGCTATTCGGTCGCCAAGCCCGTCGCAATGCGCACCAGCGGTGAGGTCAGGCAGCTCAGCACAACGCTTTTCGCAGACTATCTCCTACCGTTTGAAGTCGCCTCCATCATCCTGCTGGCGGCGCTGGTAGGCGCCATCGTGCTGGCGCGGAAGGAGCCGCGGTGA
- the ugpC gene encoding sn-glycerol-3-phosphate ABC transporter ATP-binding protein UgpC — protein MTGIALSGVSKHFGAVEVIRDVSLDIEPGELVVFLGPSGSGKTTLLRMIAGLESIDEGTLTIDGVRSENLAPGRRNVAMVFQNYALYPHMTVSENMAFGLRNIRVAPDVIRQRIAEAARILEIEALLHRRPSQLSGGQRQRVAIGRAIVKEPKAFLFDEPLSNLDAALRARTRVELAELHQRLKSTMIYVTHDQVEAMTLADRIVILNNCRIEQMGKPVEVYSRPASRFVAAFVGSPAMNILPVTVSGSGDRLNARLTDGSLVELPGGPVNMDWRELGVRPESLTVVAEGGDAFATATVVERLGERTLIYARLADGTQVTAQDRGLSSVKPGDAVRLKFDTTALHLFAADGSTWHAHADGA, from the coding sequence ATGACGGGAATCGCGCTGTCGGGCGTATCAAAGCACTTTGGCGCAGTCGAGGTGATCCGCGACGTGAGCCTGGACATTGAGCCAGGAGAGCTGGTCGTATTTCTCGGTCCGTCCGGTTCTGGCAAGACGACGCTGCTCCGTATGATTGCCGGCCTCGAAAGCATTGACGAGGGCACGCTGACGATCGACGGGGTGCGCTCGGAAAACCTTGCGCCGGGCAGGCGCAACGTTGCGATGGTCTTCCAGAACTATGCGCTTTACCCACATATGACAGTCTCGGAGAACATGGCCTTTGGGCTAAGGAACATTCGGGTCGCGCCGGATGTTATACGCCAACGGATCGCTGAGGCTGCGCGTATCTTGGAGATCGAAGCGCTGCTCCACCGGCGGCCGTCGCAGCTCTCCGGCGGGCAGCGCCAGCGCGTGGCCATCGGGCGGGCGATCGTCAAGGAGCCCAAGGCATTCCTGTTCGACGAGCCGCTCTCCAATCTAGACGCGGCGCTTCGAGCCCGCACACGCGTCGAGCTCGCCGAATTGCATCAGCGTTTGAAGTCGACGATGATCTATGTCACCCACGACCAGGTGGAAGCGATGACGCTCGCCGACCGTATTGTGATCCTCAACAATTGCCGGATAGAGCAGATGGGAAAACCCGTCGAGGTCTATTCACGTCCGGCGTCGCGATTCGTCGCGGCCTTCGTCGGGTCTCCGGCGATGAACATTCTGCCTGTTACGGTTTCGGGCTCAGGCGACAGGCTCAATGCGCGCTTGACGGATGGATCGCTCGTCGAACTTCCGGGCGGGCCCGTCAACATGGATTGGCGCGAACTAGGAGTGCGGCCGGAATCGCTGACTGTAGTCGCGGAGGGCGGGGACGCATTCGCCACGGCCACCGTTGTCGAGCGCCTTGGCGAGCGAACGCTCATCTATGCGCGGCTCGCGGATGGGACGCAGGTGACGGCACAAGATCGCGGGCTTTCGAGCGTCAAACCGGGCGACGCCGTTCGGCTGAAGTTCGACACCACGGCCCTGCATCTCTTCGCCGCGGACGGATCGACCTGGCACGCGCACGCTGACGGGGCCTGA
- the nuoK gene encoding NADH-quinone oxidoreductase subunit NuoK, with amino-acid sequence MVPLWWYVVLGVVLFVIGAGGVLLRRNILVVLMSLELLLNSVNINFIAFGHYYDDFRGQIFAIFVIAITAAEVAVALGILVALARNKSTLKVDEVTIMKG; translated from the coding sequence ATGGTGCCGCTGTGGTGGTATGTCGTGCTCGGAGTGGTCCTGTTCGTAATCGGAGCGGGGGGCGTACTGCTCAGGCGCAATATTTTGGTCGTGCTGATGTCTCTGGAACTGTTGCTCAATTCGGTCAACATCAATTTTATCGCTTTCGGGCATTACTACGACGACTTCCGCGGGCAGATATTTGCAATCTTCGTCATCGCAATCACTGCGGCGGAGGTTGCCGTTGCCCTTGGTATCTTGGTCGCCCTCGCGAGGAACAAGTCCACTCTCAAGGTCGACGAAGTGACCATTATGAAAGGATAG
- a CDS encoding alpha-N-arabinofuranosidase yields MKARVTANAAYAVADIDKRLYGSFLEHLGRAVYTGIYEPGHPQADAQGMRKDVIELVRALDTPICRYPGGNFVSAYNWEDGIGPKENRPRRLDLAWRTTEPNLVGIHEFADWAEKAGTEMMLAVNLGSRGLDEARAFVEYVNHPSGSYWSDLRAKNGRAQPWNCRLWCLGNEMDGPWQVGHKSAEEYGHLANETAKALRGLDPTVELVVCGSSHSNMPTYPQWEATVLEATYEQVDYISLHMYFENYEKNTAEYLALPAKLDRYIGTVAGIIDYVKAKTRSKRDVKISFDEWNVWYHQRKRDAERMRGWDWPEAPRLLEDIYNFEDVLQVGCIINTFIRRSDIVRIACIAQLVNVIAPIMTDPGGTAWRQTIYWPFMLASRHGRGTALQLAVEVPTYDAAAADKVPWLDIAGVHDSNAGTLTFFAINRHGSETIEADVALERFAAKSIEHTIIRHDDLEACNTKDAPDNVSPVKGNGAALSGKGMRLTLPPHSYSMVRVTL; encoded by the coding sequence ATGAAGGCCAGAGTCACGGCGAACGCGGCCTATGCCGTCGCGGATATCGACAAACGTCTTTACGGCTCGTTTCTCGAGCATCTTGGCCGAGCGGTCTATACGGGCATCTACGAGCCCGGACATCCACAAGCGGACGCACAGGGGATGCGCAAGGACGTGATCGAGTTGGTGCGTGCGCTCGACACTCCGATCTGCCGCTACCCGGGTGGCAACTTCGTTTCCGCCTACAATTGGGAAGACGGCATAGGCCCAAAGGAGAACCGCCCGCGGCGGCTCGATCTTGCCTGGCGCACCACGGAGCCGAACCTGGTTGGAATCCACGAATTCGCCGACTGGGCCGAAAAGGCCGGCACCGAGATGATGCTTGCGGTCAATCTCGGTTCCCGCGGCCTCGACGAGGCGCGGGCCTTCGTTGAATACGTCAACCACCCGAGCGGCAGCTACTGGTCCGACCTCAGGGCCAAGAACGGACGAGCGCAACCCTGGAACTGCCGCCTCTGGTGTCTCGGCAATGAAATGGACGGTCCCTGGCAGGTTGGCCACAAGTCGGCGGAAGAATACGGTCATCTCGCCAACGAGACCGCCAAGGCGCTGCGCGGCCTCGACCCGACGGTGGAACTGGTCGTCTGCGGCTCGTCGCATTCCAATATGCCGACCTATCCGCAGTGGGAAGCAACCGTGCTGGAAGCGACCTACGAGCAGGTCGACTACATCTCTCTCCACATGTATTTCGAGAACTACGAAAAGAACACGGCCGAATATCTCGCTCTTCCGGCCAAGCTCGACCGCTACATTGGCACGGTCGCAGGCATTATAGACTATGTGAAGGCCAAGACCCGCTCGAAGCGGGACGTGAAGATCTCCTTCGACGAGTGGAACGTCTGGTACCATCAGCGCAAGCGGGACGCCGAGCGGATGCGCGGCTGGGACTGGCCGGAAGCGCCCAGGCTTCTGGAAGACATCTACAATTTCGAGGACGTGCTGCAGGTCGGCTGCATCATCAACACCTTCATCCGTCGGTCGGATATTGTTCGCATCGCCTGCATTGCGCAATTGGTGAACGTTATCGCGCCGATCATGACCGATCCCGGCGGCACCGCCTGGCGGCAAACGATCTATTGGCCTTTTATGCTGGCCTCCAGGCACGGCCGCGGCACCGCGCTGCAACTCGCGGTCGAGGTGCCTACCTATGACGCGGCCGCGGCCGACAAGGTGCCATGGCTCGACATTGCAGGCGTGCACGATTCGAACGCCGGCACGCTGACCTTCTTCGCAATCAACCGGCATGGGTCCGAGACGATAGAGGCCGACGTCGCCCTCGAGCGGTTCGCCGCCAAGTCCATCGAGCATACGATCATCCGTCACGACGATCTCGAGGCCTGCAACACGAAGGACGCGCCGGATAACGTATCGCCGGTCAAAGGCAACGGAGCAGCGCTCAGCGGCAAGGGAATGAGGCTGACTTTGCCGCCGCACTCCTACTCGATGGTGCGCGTGACGCTCTGA